In Ptiloglossa arizonensis isolate GNS036 chromosome 10, iyPtiAriz1_principal, whole genome shotgun sequence, the genomic window TGGCGGAATCCACCCGcgtaaaaaaggaaaaggaacatTGAAAATTCCCGGTCGGTGAGAGCATCCGCGAGGAAGCAAACGGTCAGGAATGTTTCTCCGAAGAAAATTAACCCGTTCCTCCCTGCGCGGCTGGTCCCTCGCTCTCGCGACGCATCGGTTTCGTTcgcggagagagaaacgagcgCATAAAATGCGAACGGTGCCGCGAAGGATCCTCTCGTTTCGCTCGGTTCGTCCTGGAGGATCGCATACCTGAGCGGCTTACGTCACGTGGAGGAAGAAGGACGCGCGAAGACGTTCGATTTTTCACATATTCCTCGAAAACGAATGTACACGTAAGACACTTACGTGCGATTGTATAAATGTTTCGTagagatatatatatgtatatatatgtatatatgtatgtatataggtAGACACACGAACAGTCGCGCGTGGATACGGTACAAAGCCCGGGCCTTCTTGAGCAAGAACCTGCCTCTATAAATAGGATATCCGGTCGCGTTCGCTAATTATACTTCGATGCATGCTGTCCGCGTCCCGAACGAATGCACGAATCTCGCGTTGCGATCCCAGAATTTCCACGGCAATTATCTCGTCGTGCTAGGAAGCGCGAcgcggaaagaaagaaagaaagaaaggggcaGAGAgggggagaaaaggaaaaagaatcaTAATTAAGACGGGTCGCCCGTTAATTGCGCCCGCGGTATTGTCTCACGGTCGTTGAAATCTCCGGCGCGATTAATGCGCGTACCTCCTGGCTTCCTTGGGAATCGATCCGTGTGCATACATGTGTGCGTTTATGCGTGCGTGCAcggggtggggggagagagGCGGAACGAGCGcggtgaaaattaaaaagtataaattCATCAACGGGTGAGGGGAAACGTTGTGGGAACAGATCGAGAACGCTCGTATTGACCGTGCGCGGCGTTTGTTTGTTTCAGATACACCTTTTCGATTCTCGTGAACGAGTGAACAAACAAAACCGCCGCCATGGACGCGATCAAGAAGAAGATGCAGGGAATGAAGCTGGAGAAGGACAACGCGATGGATCGCGCGTTGCTCTGCGAGCAACAGGCTCGTGACGCGAACGCGCGAGCCGAGAAGGTAAATCGACgatgagaaaagaagaagataaaaaaaaaaaaagaaattccaggTCGCGGCGAACGAACGAAGTTCAATCGGGTTTCAGGTGAATCGAATATAGCCCTCGGTCGATTAAGAGTCGCGTGGATAAAGAAGTTCCGTCGGGGGCTACTGTTGTCTGGACTTATAAATAACGAGAAAGTAACACGATATTCGTGCATCGATGTTCCAAAATTGTCTGTTTATCTTCCCACGGGACGGCTGAACGTAAATAGCgatgtagtaatcgggcgatgataAAAATGCAATACAGAATTGGCAACCGTTCAACGATTTTAATTATAGATCTGGAATTTTCGCGTACGTTTCGCTCGGAAGGATATCGCTAACCGCGTgactttgttaaattttatatcGGGACGATTGTTCCGAGTATCGTCCCATCGATTtttgttctttctccgttggtaTTATCTGACACGAAGTATTTCTTCTTGCAAAGGCCGAGGAAGAGGCTCGCGCTCTGCAAAAGAAGATCCAGACTATTGAAAATGAACTCGATCAAACTCAAGAGGCACTTATGCAGGTCAATGCTAAATTGGAGGAGAAAGACAAGGCTCTGCAAAACGTGAGTACACCAACGTAtatattttcaccgagaaattttgtttaaatcaaCCGTCGATAACGTATCAACGATAATTCAAAACGGCGAGGAAATTCCAACGTTGGAATTTCGAATTGCCTTTAAATTTCTTCCAAAGTGATCCATAGGTCCGGCCACGTAATTCGTAGAAATACGTTAGAACGTCCATTGGTACGCGGGACATTGGGCAAAAGAATGGACGAAAGTCGTTCCAAAAAAGATACATTTGAAAACGAACCGCGAACACGTGAGAACTCTCAATCATCGACTTGTTACCGACGTTACCGTGACGTTCAACGAACGCGAGATGTCGCGATGGTTGTGCGCAGGCGCTTCGCACCGAGAGAGTAGGTTCACCGCGAAGTGAGCGGCCAGTCGAGCATTAGTACGCGGAGCCGCCGCTTCGTTCGTTCGGCGGCGTTCGGCCGAGTTCGCCACCGCCTCGTAAATACGCGTAGTGGGGGTAACCTGGTTCGCGCATAGAGCAATAGACGGAGACAGAGAGAGTGAAAGCGAGATAGAAATCAGAGCAAGACGGTGCAGAGAGCGGAGACCAACGTGTCTCCTCTCGTGCATGCGTTCGCCTGTACGGCACcggtgtgtgcgtgtgcgtgcaaCACGGAGAGGCGAACAGAAGGACGTATGCGTGGCGCGGTGAGAAACGTGTTACGAACAGTGACAGACAAGATGGCGGTGTGCCTTGTGCGGTGGTAACGACGGTGGTGCGTAcggcacgttaaaaaaaaaaaaaaaaaaaaaaaaaaacagtggaACGAACGGGGTTGGGAAAGGCTTGACAGTTGGACAACGTAGTATGGAGCCAGCTCTTACGTCGACCACGAGACGTCGCGGTCATCAGCATCATCCGCGACACGCAACGCGCCGACGTCTCGACGCCTCCAGCAGAGGACCCgcgcagtgtggccctgctggCATTGTCAAAGAGACGGTGATCGCCAACAACGAAACGTTATCGACGACAACGTCACCGAGACTCGACGAAAAGAGCAATGTCATCGACCAGGAGTGTTCCACCGCGGTGACACGAGCGACGATCGTCGGCGCGAGGTGGCTCCGCGATCCGACGGCGCCCGTTCTCGCCAAAGAGCAAGTTGTCACGTCCAAGGAGGACACGAGCGATATCGCGAAAAACGATCTCGAGAACGATGACAGGGACGAGAACCTCCGACAAAGGCTCGCGCAGTGTAGCCCGGATGTTCTCGACGAACGACACGAGGAGGTGCAATACGCACGCGAGAGAAACGAATCCGAGGGATGTGACAGCTTCGATGTCGAGGTCTCGGACAGGTCTCGTACCGGGCCACGTGGTAAGGAGATATTCGATAACGAGTACACCGACGAGTCGAGGAACAAGGTGACGTCGCCGGAGCCCGAGCACGCGGTCGCGAGGGCTCGCGGCGACGGGAACTCCGACGACGAGTCGACAAACGTCGAGGAGGATCCCGAACTCGCCGAACTCGCCAAGCTGAGATGTCCAAGCGAGAGGGCTGAGGTACAAGCCGAGAGAGAGGCACGTAGAAGAAGGAGATGCGCCGATTATCCCGGACTGGCTTTCGGTTCCTCCATATTCTCCAGCGACACGATGATGAAGTTCAGTCTCATAAGGAACGAATTGCAGAATATTATGGGAAACCAGCTAAAACGGGTCAGTATCGCGCGATGCATCGAGACGCGACGCGTCCGGTACGGGGACGACGCGTTGCGCGATGGAAGGTCGCCCGCGTGACGTGACCTTGACGCACTGGTGACGTCGGTCAATAGGTCCCGAGGGGTCATTCGGCCCTTGATAACGCAAACGAGTCGTCGGACAAAgacttgctctctctctctctctctttcttgctCGTGTTCgtgctcgctctctctctttctctttctctcccgtcGCAGCCACTTGGTCGCTCTCGCGCTCGGTCCTCTCGGTTTACTGTCGTCTCCTCGTACGAGATAATCTCCGTGAATTCGATACCATATAAGGAGGAGAGCGGGTAAAAATACGCGCAGTTAGGTTAGGTGATCTAGCGGTTACCCGCGATGACGTTACAGACCATTAAATCGAACTGCTGCTTAAAGTTAAAGCGATACGGATCTCGTtgctcttctttcttttttctttctttttattaattttaattatacgctCCGTCTGCGAGCATCCTGGAAAATTACCGAACCGCCGCGAATACTGATTAGAGAAAGGCCGATCGAGGCCTTAGGTTTCTCGTCGTTGCCAACTGGAAATCGAAATCGACTCGCGTTATCGTGTTCAATGAATAATGCACCACTTGTCGCGAccgtgtaataataattaagcGACCATTAGGAGCGCTCCGAAGCGCCGAAAGACTACTTGCGGTGTACAACGACGCACGATCGCCCGACAAAGAACACTTATTGTTAGGGTTAGTGAACGGGGACAATGGGTTAGGCGTGATTCTCTCGCCGAGGTACCGATAAACGGCATTCGTATACAGAGCCCGGCCAGACGGTGCCGTGTGTCGAATGTGCGCGAATCCTTTGATTAGCGACGAACGCGTCTACCTGTATCGACGTGACGTTTCGCGACGATTCGTTTTCGGAGTAAGGCCCCGCCTTTCCGCGTAACGTGACGCGTACCCGTGTATCGGATGCAACCGGACCAAATTTGGATACATATTATCGGCTCGTCGTGGTTTATCGAATTTGTACTTTCGATACGTCTGGTTCTTACGTAACGAGTAATCCCACGGGGTCAATAGTACATTTACCTAGCAACGTGACGCGTCCGTTCGCGCGCACCAGCTTCGATATATTTTCGATGAACCTTTTTACAATTGGAGCCCAGCCTGCACCAATGCTTCTCGACGTTCGTTTAAACCAAACACGAGCAGCGCCCGTCAACATTCTAAAAATACGTGGCCGGTGTACGCGGATCCAGCAGCTCTTTTATTCGACACTCCGAGAGGGCAATTGCGTAAGCTCCCGGAACGCGCTCCCACAAATCCGCTTCGTTAGGAGCGTTTAAACTGGCGACGTTGCGAGCGTATTAACGCCGTTGCAAAACGTCCTGTTCTCGGCGTTGCACGAATTCGGAGCGTGCGCCGTATATTCGCGTGGTAACGATACGTTACGTCAACGAACTTTGGAACGACGGATCGGTTTCCCCGAGATTTATCTCCGTTGTTTACACATCGCATTCCGCGATCTCTCGCGAATCAATGTGCTGCCATCTGTGCCGGCGTTGCTCGCATAACTCGCACCACCGAGTCGCGGGTTCGTCCCGAACCCGATTTCGAGCGCGGTTTATTGCTCTTAATTCGTACCCGACTCGGGTTTCTAAGCACCGTTTGAATTTAGGGTAAAGCTAGGATAAAGCTCGAATGCCAGATGGAGCCACAAGGCTCGTGGTTGATACCTGGTgcgttcgaaaaaaattttttattcccCGTGCATAGTTCGTAATCCTtctacgaaatttaaaaattgggaaattgggaatttgttgaaaataataaaaaaggatACGTTTGATGCAGAACGATGCGAACGTGGTTACGAAACGCGATCgtaacgagaatacgaaataaTATCGAGTTTGTCGATAAAATAATTCTCGTTGAAATTGCAACAATTATTTaacgtatctttaaatttccgGTAAAGCGACACGCTACGCTTTAAACCGACGCGTAATCCCGCGGTTACGTCACCGTCTTTTTTTCCGCCTCGCTACTTACCAaccgaataaaatatatttcaacgacCATTGcgcaacaatttttattcccGATTGCACGGAGAGCTTCACAGATGGCGCGTGGATATCCGTTTATCGGTTACACGCGTATTTTTGCATCGTcgtaccgtttttttttttttttcttttttagaaagataatcgaaaacaatgctGTTTACAAGAAACGTGCGCGTTCTCGATTCATCCGACTCCCGTATCTTACCGTACACGAGGCGTTCGCTGTCGAGTAACCGTCGTGCCCGTTGATCcccatttttattcaaatttgcgCGTCGTTCGTCCATCTTATTCGTTCTCCCTCCGTTGTCGAATCATCGGTTTCGCGTAACGATCGATCCCCCGCGAGAATAATTCGTTGGCGATCGAAGGACCGTCCGTGTCCTCGGTGCGGAGGCACGGTGACCCTCGACGCGGATGGAAAACCAGGAGAAGCGTCGAAACAACGCAGGGATTGTTGTCGAGCGTCCATTCGAATGGCTAGGCGCGCTCGGGACGGGCGCGGTATTTCCGGGGCTTTGCGCGCGACGACACGTCGATCGGCGTAGCGATACACGGCGTGCGCAACGCGATTCGTGACGCGGTCGCGAAAGCAAAAAAGAAGCGTTGAATCACTGGACCGAGTCTCTCCAACGTCAGCCACGGTCGAACGGGAACCACCGGAGCGATAATCCCGCAGCGTTTAGCCCGATTCCGATTTCTACGGGATATCGTCGAGCGAGTGTCGCAACAAGGGCAAGGGACTATTTGACGTCCGCACGACAGTAGTGCGCATGCGCGTGACGGCCGGGGGCGGCCATCTTGCTTTCCAGTCAACAGCAGCCAGTGGTCGTCAGTGCACGACAGCTCGGAGGCTACGaaactctctctctcgcacGGGTGCCGGTCGCCTATCATAACTCCGACATACTTCGTCCTCGTTACGTCGTGTTCACCGGTTATCCTTGCACCCTCGTCCTTTCAGCCAGCTTCCTCGAGTTCCATCTCGATCCTGACCGCGTACGAGACTCGTGATCGCGGCGTTTGAACAGTGAGGGACCGCTACACGCGCGTATTCTGGCAGCATGTCGACGCAAATGCAGGGCACCCTTCTCGACGTGCTCAAGAAGAAGATGAGGCAGACCAAGGAGGAGATGGAGAAGTACAAAGACGAGTGCGAGGAGTATCAGAAGCGGCTGCAGGTGGAAGTGATGCGCCGCGAGGAAGTGAGTGAGAATTCGCTTCATGACCACCTTCTTTTCCCCTCCCCGGTGCTTCGCACGGGCACCTAGATACGCGCGATATATTCCATCGGGGACGATCCTCGAATCGTTCCGATCCTCGCCGGCTTTACGATCTCGAGTCCCGTTTCTAACCTGTACGACGTTTTCGGTACGTTCGCTCGGATGCATCCACGGACGCCTCGACGGGGAACGCGAGCCGACGAGCACACGGAAGAGAATTTCAGCGAGGTTCGATCGTATCGAACGCGTGTAAATTGGCGATCGGTCCGAATCGGCTTCGTTCCTTCGCGCGAATCGTGACGATATTACCACCGATCGATTCGTCTCGCGAGAAAACGTCTCGCGCGGCGGTGAGTTTTATCGCGAACGCGCGATACGATTCGCGGCGTGTCTTTACCGGAAATATGGTGCTCAACTTCGCACGATATTCGTACGGAAAAAGTATCGATCCGTTCCGCGCGACGTTAAGGCGACGGACGACGGGTCGATCGAAGAAGCGTAACATAATTTACGAAGGACGTCCCGATCGGTTCAGTCGATGAACTCGACCGGGATCTCTTTTCCAATGTACACGAAACGCCGGAGCCGGCGTCCACACGGGTATAGAATCGATCGTGAGTGTCAGGCACGTCGTCGTCAGGCTGG contains:
- the Tm1 gene encoding tropomyosin 1 isoform X7, whose product is MEPALTSTTRRRGHQHHPRHATRRRLDASSRGPAQCGPAGIVKETVIANNETLSTTTSPRLDEKSNVIDQECSTAVTRATIVGARWLRDPTAPVLAKEQVVTSKEDTSDIAKNDLENDDRDENLRQRLAQCSPDVLDERHEEVQYARERNESEGCDSFDVEVSDRSRTGPRGKEIFDNEYTDESRNKVTSPEPEHAVARARGDGNSDDESTNVEEDPELAELAKLRCPSERAEVQAEREARRRRRCADYPGLAFGSSIFSSDTMMKFSLIRNELQNIMGNQLKRAESEVAALNRRIQLLEEDLERSEERLATATAKLAEASQAADESERIRKALENRTNMEDDRVSLLEQQLAQAKLIAEEADKKYEEVARKLVMMEQDLERAEEKAELSEGKIVELEEELRVVGNNLKSLEVSEEKANQREEEYKNQIKTLTTRLKEAEARAEFAERSVQKLQKEVDRLEDDLAAEREKNKLLQEEMEATLHDIQNM
- the Tm1 gene encoding tropomyosin 1 isoform X8, with product MEPALTSTTRRRGHQHHPRHATRRRLDASSRGPAQCGPAGIVKETVIANNETLSTTTSPRLDEKSNVIDQECSTAVTRATIVGARWLRDPTAPVLAKEQVVTSKEDTSDIAKNDLENDDRDENLRQRLAQCSPDVLDERHEEVQYARERNESEGCDSFDVEVSDRSRTGPRGKEIFDNEYTDESRNKVTSPEPEHAVARARGDGNSDDESTNVEEDPELAELAKLRCPSERAEVQAEREARRRRRCADYPGLAFGSSIFSSDTMMKFSLIRNELQNIMGNQLKRAESEVAALNRRIQLLEEDLERSEERLATATAKLAEASQAADESERIRKALENRTNMEDDRVSLLEQQLAQAKLIAEEADKKYEEVARKLVMMEQDLERAEEKAELSEGKIVELEEELRVVGNNLKSLEVSEEKATQREETFVGQVKILDSQLKEAEARAEFAERSVQKLQKEVDRLEDDLAAEREKNKLLQEEMEATLHDIQNM
- the Tm1 gene encoding tropomyosin 1 isoform X4, with translation MEPALTSTTRRRGHQHHPRHATRRRLDASSRGPAQCGPAGIVKETVIANNETLSTTTSPRLDEKSNVIDQECSTAVTRATIVGARWLRDPTAPVLAKEQVVTSKEDTSDIAKNDLENDDRDENLRQRLAQCSPDVLDERHEEVQYARERNESEGCDSFDVEVSDRSRTGPRGKEIFDNEYTDESRNKVTSPEPEHAVARARGDGNSDDESTNVEEDPELAELAKLRCPSERAEVQAEREARRRRRCADYPGLAFGSSIFSSDTMMKFSLIRNELQNIMGNQLKRAESEVAALNRRIQLLEEDLERSEERLATATAKLAEASQAADESERIRKALENRTNMEDDRVSLLEQQLAQAKLIAEEADKKYEEVARKLVMMEQDLERAEEKAELSEGKIVELEEELRVVGNNLKSLEVSEEKATQREETFVGQVKILDSQLKEAEARAEFAERSVQKLQKEVDRLEDELVHEKEKYKYICDDLDLTFTELIEKN
- the Tm1 gene encoding tropomyosin 1 isoform X3, whose product is MEPALTSTTRRRGHQHHPRHATRRRLDASSRGPAQCGPAGIVKETVIANNETLSTTTSPRLDEKSNVIDQECSTAVTRATIVGARWLRDPTAPVLAKEQVVTSKEDTSDIAKNDLENDDRDENLRQRLAQCSPDVLDERHEEVQYARERNESEGCDSFDVEVSDRSRTGPRGKEIFDNEYTDESRNKVTSPEPEHAVARARGDGNSDDESTNVEEDPELAELAKLRCPSERAEVQAEREARRRRRCADYPGLAFGSSIFSSDTMMKFSLIRNELQNIMGNQLKRAESEVAALNRRIQLLEEDLERSEERLATATAKLAEASQAADESERIRKALENRTNMEDDRVSLLEQQLAQAKLIAEEADKKYEEVARKLVMMEQDLERAEEKAELSEGKIVELEEELRVVGNNLKSLEVSEEKANQREEEYKNQIKTLTTRLKEAEARAEFAERSVQKLQKEVDRLEDELVHEKEKYKYICDDLDLTFTELIEKN
- the Tm1 gene encoding tropomyosin 1 isoform X6; the encoded protein is MEPALTSTTRRRGHQHHPRHATRRRLDASSRGPAQCGPAGIVKETVIANNETLSTTTSPRLDEKSNVIDQECSTAVTRATIVGARWLRDPTAPVLAKEQVVTSKEDTSDIAKNDLENDDRDENLRQRLAQCSPDVLDERHEEVQYARERNESEGCDSFDVEVSDRSRTGPRGKEIFDNEYTDESRNKVTSPEPEHAVARARGDGNSDDESTNVEEDPELAELAKLRCPSERAEVQAEREARRRRRCADYPGLAFGSSIFSSDTMMKFSLIRNELQNIMGNQLKRAESEVAALNRRIQLLEEDLERSEERLATATAKLAEASQAADESERARKILENRSLADEERMDALENQLKEARFLAEEADKKYDEVARKLAMVEADLERAEERAEAGESKIVELEEELRVVGNNLKSLEVSEEKATQREETFVGQVKILDSQLKEAEARAEFAERSVQKLQKEVDRLEDDLAAEREKNKLLQEEMEATLHDIQNM
- the Tm1 gene encoding tropomyosin 1 isoform X2, with protein sequence MEPALTSTTRRRGHQHHPRHATRRRLDASSRGPAQCGPAGIVKETVIANNETLSTTTSPRLDEKSNVIDQECSTAVTRATIVGARWLRDPTAPVLAKEQVVTSKEDTSDIAKNDLENDDRDENLRQRLAQCSPDVLDERHEEVQYARERNESEGCDSFDVEVSDRSRTGPRGKEIFDNEYTDESRNKVTSPEPEHAVARARGDGNSDDESTNVEEDPELAELAKLRCPSERAEVQAEREARRRRRCADYPGLAFGSSIFSSDTMMKFSLIRNELQNIMGNQLKRAESEVAALNRRIQLLEEDLERSEERLATATAKLAEASQAADESERARKILENRSLADEERMDALENQLKEARFLAEEADKKYDEVARKLAMVEADLERAEERAEAGESKIVELEEELRVVGNNLKSLEVSEEKATQREETFVGQVKILDSQLKEAEARAEFAERSVQKLQKEVDRLEDELVHEKEKYKYICDDLDLTFTELIEKN
- the Tm1 gene encoding tropomyosin 1 isoform X5, with translation MEPALTSTTRRRGHQHHPRHATRRRLDASSRGPAQCGPAGIVKETVIANNETLSTTTSPRLDEKSNVIDQECSTAVTRATIVGARWLRDPTAPVLAKEQVVTSKEDTSDIAKNDLENDDRDENLRQRLAQCSPDVLDERHEEVQYARERNESEGCDSFDVEVSDRSRTGPRGKEIFDNEYTDESRNKVTSPEPEHAVARARGDGNSDDESTNVEEDPELAELAKLRCPSERAEVQAEREARRRRRCADYPGLAFGSSIFSSDTMMKFSLIRNELQNIMGNQLKRAESEVAALNRRIQLLEEDLERSEERLATATAKLAEASQAADESERARKILENRSLADEERMDALENQLKEARFLAEEADKKYDEVARKLAMVEADLERAEERAEAGESKIVELEEELRVVGNNLKSLEVSEEKANQREEEYKNQIKTLTTRLKEAEARAEFAERSVQKLQKEVDRLEDDLAAEREKNKLLQEEMEATLHDIQNM
- the Tm1 gene encoding tropomyosin 1 isoform X1, translating into MEPALTSTTRRRGHQHHPRHATRRRLDASSRGPAQCGPAGIVKETVIANNETLSTTTSPRLDEKSNVIDQECSTAVTRATIVGARWLRDPTAPVLAKEQVVTSKEDTSDIAKNDLENDDRDENLRQRLAQCSPDVLDERHEEVQYARERNESEGCDSFDVEVSDRSRTGPRGKEIFDNEYTDESRNKVTSPEPEHAVARARGDGNSDDESTNVEEDPELAELAKLRCPSERAEVQAEREARRRRRCADYPGLAFGSSIFSSDTMMKFSLIRNELQNIMGNQLKRAESEVAALNRRIQLLEEDLERSEERLATATAKLAEASQAADESERARKILENRSLADEERMDALENQLKEARFLAEEADKKYDEVARKLAMVEADLERAEERAEAGESKIVELEEELRVVGNNLKSLEVSEEKANQREEEYKNQIKTLTTRLKEAEARAEFAERSVQKLQKEVDRLEDELVHEKEKYKYICDDLDLTFTELIEKN